GTAATGGTAACAGATGGAGGGGACAACAATCATATAGCTGTCGAGCAACCTTTTGGTGGGATGGAAATTATCGATTTGTCATTGGTGCCTCGTGTGGGGGAAGGTTTAGAGTCGACAGTGCAGTTGGGTACTGTGGTTGAGGATAATGTTGTTCCCCTggtttcttttcctccaattAACGATATAGCGGGTTCAACATTGGATTGGATTCTAAATAAAGATTACGGGTTTCTTCAAACCCTGGGACTTTCATATGGAGAACAGGGAGAATATGAAAACCAATTTAAAGCACTACTCACTGCAATTGAGGGGAGCCATGCGCTTGAAACCAAATCTAAGTTTAAGAAAGAGAAGCGCTTTGGGCCAGTGTCTCTTACCATTGCTTTTTATCGGAATCAAATGGGAACGTGCCACATATGGAATTGATGTAAAACCCAAGTCTTTGCGCCACAGGAGATCCCCCTCCcgacccccctctctctctcttctctctctctccctacctcTCTCTCCTTCTGTCCCTCTCCTTCACGAATTCCATAACCCAAAATAACATCTCTCCCCTTCAACATTCGTACTTGTCTCAATCCCTTTTACCCAAATCCAATTAATTGGCTGCTTGTTCCAGGATTTGAGCTTTAATCCAAGTCTCCTCAAGACCATTGGTTTGCAGCGGTGGCAATGAAAAAACGCTAACAATATAAGCTCTTTATGTATAAGCTCTTCTTGAGCTTCTTTTGGGACTGACATTCTTCttggctttattttttttttctcagataAGGGCTTGGACAGAAGCCTTATTGGCTTACTTCCAATCATACATGcaagtttccttttttttcttttttcttttttttttaaagaaaattaaagattgAAAATACCTAGAAGTTTTGGTACGTAAAATTGATCTTTTTGCTCTGATATTTGACGAATTGAAATTTGTGTGAAAACACACATCTAAATCTAGATTTCATTGGAGGCTCCTAGCGTGGTTGCTGTTGggtataacattttttttttgttgggtgaTGATggaagagagggagggagagagagagagagaacatgaACATGTTTgttgaggagagagaaagatcaATGAAGAATGATTTAGgagagagagctcttttgcAGGTAGTGAGATTTGAGAGTGATGAGGGAGAGCGATTGGGAAAGGAAACAACGTTGGTATTATTCTACATCTAGGTCTatggtaaatttataaatccaCTTAGGTGTCTCTTACAATTGATGAAGTCGACTTGTATCTTCTAGGTATCATAACCCCCCTGACGTGAAACTACCCAGGTACAAAACATCCTTGACGGAGAAAGagggaatgagagagagatgtgaTTTCGGGGTAGGAATttcgtgagggagagagagggaaggggAGAGAGGGGGAGGGGGGTTATGCCCTGCAACGCGGAGACTTGGGTTTTTCATCAACCCCTTATGTGTTACATTCCCATTTGTCTCCGATAAAAATCACTTGTAGGAGACACCGGCTATAAGTTAGTCTCTTAAGAAAAGCAGGGAGTTAAAGAATCTTTCATGGGCAATCAAATGCTAAGGGAGGTAGCTCAAGTCGAGGGAAGGCTAAAGGGAGGGCTTTGTGAAGATGTTCTCATAGTGGGATGTTCGGGTAGAGGATTAGTTTTACAAAGTCTTAGGGAtggggtcagggaggtgtaatGATAGTTTTTCAATTCGGGCTTGGTGTATTTTGGGTAGGTTTTCATGGGCTTATGGGTCATTAGGGGCTCTCTTGTATGGGTAGGtgtttttcttgtatacgtccaGTGCACCTGGTTAatcctattgatatatatatatatatatataatattattacttatcaaaaaaaaaaaagtctttacTCGGTTAGGacttgcttgggtgatgccgagAAAGGTAAGCGACCTCCTCGCTTCTTGGAGAGTCATTCAGGGCAGCTCTCAAATTGCATCcatatggaagatggtcccattatgcctatggtggtgcatttggagCGAGAGGAATGAAAAAAGCTTTGAAGATCAAGAGTGGACAATAAATGAACTtggaaacttattttttaatactttactccattgctcgattttaatttatttttatggcataacttttcatgaattccttgtatAACTAAAGGTTGCGTCTGGGTAGAGAGGTGATATCAGATACTTTGTAAAtagtgaaatgataaaaaattgaatagtagtacaaaatagtgaaaagtaatgataaaataatgaatagtagtggaaTATTTTCATAACACTCCACTACCCAAATTAGCCCTAAAAGTGTGAGAATTGAGCCGTGTCACTTAGGAGAATGACCTGACGAGGATGTTAgtgaatgagatcccacattccCAAAGAGGAGGAAATCGTTACAGTTTGTTATGATTCTATGGGAATCTAATTGTAACATTGTGTAGTTCTTTTGTAGTAGAAGTTCATATTTGGGCTTTCCTTTAGTCATTACAATTACCCCTCTATCCAGTTTGGTTTGTTCATCTTTCCTGTTTGGGATGTCTTGTAGTAGATTCCAATTTGCGCCATCCATGcacatatttatatgatattgCACACTTCTCTAATTTTTCATGTTGCCTTGCAGAACTACCTTTATACCTGATATTGGGCATGCTCTGCGGTGTTGTCAGTGTGGCCTTCACTCGCTTGGTTGCTTGGTTCACAAAGTCATTTGACTTcatcaaagaaaaatttgacCTTCCTGCTGTTGTGTGTCCTGCTTTAGGTGGTTTAGGAGCCGGGATAATAGCCCTTAAGTATCCTGGAATATTGTACTGGGGTTTCACAAATGTTGAAGAAATTCTACACACTGGGAAGACTGCTTCAGCTCCTGGAATCTGGCTGTTAACCCAATTATCAGCAGCCAAAGTTGTTGCCACTGCTCTATGCAAGGGATCTGGACTTGTGGGCGGCCTTTATGCGCCAAGTTTAATGATTGGTGCTGCTGTTGGTGCTGTATTTGGAGGCTTAGCTGCAGAACTTATCAATTCAGCAATTCCTGGAAATGCTGCTGTCGCTCAGCCACAGGCATATGCTCTGGTAAAGTTGTCCTCTCTAAGGGGTTAATTTAGTTAAGTAATAACTGTTCAAACTTCTCACTTGCtgctccttttttctttttcagcctGTGCAAGTTGACTGAATATATCCATACATCTATTGCAGGTTGGCATGGCAGCTACCTTGGCTTCCGTTTGTTCAGTACCCTTGACATCAGTTCTACTCCTGTTTGAGCTGACAAGAGATTACAGGATCTTGCTTCCTCTCATGGTAATTCTTGCATCATAGTGCTCAATACTAACTGTATCTGTAATAGTTCTAGAAGGCAGCATAGATCAACCATCTTAGGTCAAGGAAGCGTGTAGCTGCCTTCTCCTTTCTCAAATAGATCATTTTCTTAGAACGTGGCCATGTACCTTGGCTTTAGTTTATTGCAGCAGAAACTTCTGGTTTTCTGTTTCAGCTGTCACACTATTTTTCCTCCAATGTTGTCTGACAGCATATTTCCCAGGAAGTGCTTGCTTCACTTCTTACTGGCTTAGCCAATTAATGAAATGCGAATATATAGTGCTACCCACACCCATACAAAGAAAAGGCACTCTTCCATATTAAGCACCTTTTGGGGTGGTTCCCTTTGGTGTCGAGTTTCTTCAACACCCAGAAGTCCTACCTTTGATACGGTAGACCCTAACCCAATTAGACCATATCGAATGGTCCTTGTCAAAGAGAAAGAGTTTGCTTTATATGAGACCTGCTGTTGTTGAGTTGCAGCCTACTTCGTCTCTCTGATCTCCAAACCCTGCTATAGACGCCTCTATCTGTATGGGGGAATTTCTTGCTCAAGGTAAGGGCCAGGCATGGTGGGGTAGGAGCATTCTTCAGCAATCTTTTTGGCTTGACTAAGAAGTCTTAGGTCCTCCAACAGGGAGTAGAATCTGGGAAGGACCAGGAAGGATTCATGGAGAACGAATCTATCTTACTTGAATCCATTCCTCCCCCTACTTGGAAGGGCTGATCATAGACCTATATTAATGACGACCAAGGATAAGCCCTATACCTTTGAGGATAttccttttcttcctttttctgtcAATGTTACCAATTCCCTGAATACTCACACAACAGTCGATACTCAGGATTTCGTTTAGCTAAGTGGCCTGTATAATAGAATAGTAAACCTCACCCGAATTTCCTTGAAGCAAAATAGTGAATAATAATTCTCCAAAGGTATTCCTTTGATTCTTGCAGCTACTCCTATTTCTGAAAAAGTAGAGAGATGTACTGATTGACACATGAAGATGATTTTATGCACAGCTGTGGCAGCTTGAAATGACAATCTCCATCTTGTTTTAAACTTGTTTGTTTTCCTCATTTCTTTGTGCTTGTTTACATTAGCGCTCCATGTCTTTATCCAATTTTTTGGGATCAAGGTTTTGTTTTACCTTTTCAAGATATCATTGGACACAACATGAATGTTGACAGTTTTTTAATGCTTGAATTTTTCCCATGTTGCTGTGAATTTTGTAAGTAGGGGGCTGTTGGATTAGCAATATGGGTCCCCTCTGTGACAAACCAGACCAAGGAGAGTGAAGCATCTGATACACGGGGTTCAGTGAGAGGCTATACTTCTATTTCACCTGCTGCTGATGAAGTTATTTGGAGAGGAACTGATGGTAGAGATGATTTAGAACTTTCTGTTATGGGAAATGTTGCTGAAGAAATTAATGATGATATGCTTCTGGAAGAACTGAAGGTTgaattatttctcttttcatAATCGATATTAGTATTCGctattttacttttacatttgATTACGTTTCTCATTGAGATTTTTCGCCTTGACCATATTATctactaattttctttttcctttttaactgTCATCAATTTTATGTCCCTGCTTGTCAGGTTTACCAGGCCATGTCAAAGAACTGTGTGAAGATTTTGCTGGCGATAACCTTGAAGGAGGCAATAGATTGCATGCATGGTAAACAGCAGAAATGTGCAGCGGTAGTTGATGAGGAAGACTTTTTAGAGGGAATACTAACATATGGTGACATTAGACGATCTCTTTCCATGAAGCCTAGTGATACCACCAAAAGCGATTCAAGACATCcagatgtatatatatttatgagacTGTCTTCATCATTCAtaacatttgttttttattgcCTCTGATGGTCATGCTAATATACTTGATTACCTTGTAGTCATTcatgattctctctctctctctctcatgcataTCTATGTTTCTGTTCCTGCAGAATAATGAAAGTTCAATTTCCATtgatgtgtttgttttgttttattctcttaTGGAGATATTACACTTTTCACGCACAAACTACCTAAAGTTTTAATTTGCACCTTAAACTAggtatatttttcaatttgtatTAGTTAAGATCTTACTGTtgatataaataaaaacttaacAGTGTGCCATAGTCTCAACGGTCAAATCTTAAGCATAAGTAGAAATTGAAAAACATAGGCAATTTGGGTGTGAAGCATGTCAAACCAAAATACTTTTTAGCTCTCCCTAAAAATAAGGTCTTGAGAGTATAAGTTAAAGCTTTTGGTGGTTTGAGGTACAAAGTGAAAAAAGGACGGTAGTTCATGGGGGAAAAGTGTAATCATACAATGCTTGTTTTTGTACTTTTAAGATGTAATCATGTATAAATTGTTGGTTTGTATACAATTTCTTAAAATGATGCACGTGGCTAAAATATTTGCAGGTGAATACAATGCTTGTTTCTGCTGTTTGTACACGAGGAATAAGCTATCGTGGCCAAGAGCGTGGAATTTTAACCTGTTATCCAGATACCAATTTGGCAATTGCCAAGGAGCTAATGGAGGCCAAGGGCATCAAGCAGCTGCCTGTGGTTAAGCGCGGTGAAGAATCCAAGAAAGGAAGGAAGCGAAGGATTGTAGCTCTTCTTCATTATGATTCAATCTGGAACTGCCTTAGGTTCGCATTAGTTGCTTAGTCCGCGGTTCTATAATATTACGTCCTTACTTTATTATATCTGCTTCAAATTAATTTATGTGCTTTACTTTAGGTTGATATTTCTGTCTGTGTGCAGAGAAGAGATAAATCGCAGGAAAACCATCTATCAGCATAGAAAAGAAAACAATCTCGAGGAGATAGTTACGAATGGCCATTGATGTGGTTATGCTCGCTGTCAAGAGTTCCTTTAACTGCctcaatgaaaaatatataaagtgggACAGTGTTCgtcgtttttgtttttcttgtagtggacCTACTAAGTCAGTTGATAACCAAGTATATGTTCTACAGTCCCTCATTTTGAGGGTTGAGATCAATATTATGATCAGTTTTTGCTGAATTCCAAGAGTCCTCGTTGGATATAGCAATTTGCACTTTGTACATGCCACTTTCTATTACGATTCAAATCAGAATACTTTCTGACTGAAAGGAATTGGAAGCACAGTTTGATTCAAAACCTGATTATTGAACAAATTATCTGACTTGAAAGGCAtctctttataaatttaaacccatcaagataaaataaaataaaatgaaattcaacTAACTTCTAAATAAGTCAATATTTTAGAATTGCGATCAGATCCGGCATTGTCCGAAACTTGGACTGAACTGAaattagtctaattttaagctaAGTATAACTTACAAATACTTAATTTTCAAATCactaaatttatctcaactcaaaacttctttacaTGTAATATCTACAACTTCTTTCAACTTAACACCTTTTTATACATGAGATCTACAACATTTCTTAACTTtctttaaatatatctaaactcatctttacatttaaacacatctaaactcatattaGACAGGCTTAACAAAACTCACTctattatctcaactcattactatttataaagaactcatcttaactcaacatccaaacgggaCCTAAAATTGCGATCTCCAATCATTTCAAACTTTGAAACTAAGCTCAACAAAAATTTGAAGACTtaaaaaggactttgaaaataaataatagtattcGGTTTTCAAACTGCTAATTAACAAGTTTGTCCTCATTCGCCTCTTTTAAGTAATTTGACTCTTTGAGGTAGTGGATTGAGGTCGTGTATTCAAACCAATTCTAATGTAATTCTATTGAAGCAATAATCATTATTTCAAAGCCAACACAGGATGGAATGCGTTTAAATATGGAAGTATTTATCAAATATTCATACATTAATTCCCTAAATAAATTCCTTATTCATCACCAATAACCCAGCCCACCTGCGTTATACAGTGTTTGTCGCTCAACATTTTTCAAAGCATGTTCCTCGCCTGGAAGCATTAAGTAGACCTAATATCATCCTCGAGCTTCTCAAATAGCTAAATATACAAAGAGGAGGCTTCATATTTCCCCCATCTCAGTGCTAGACCCCCTTATTCATCCTCAGCTCCAAACACAGAAAAGTTACAATGGGAACTCCTTCTGAAGAACATCAAGATTCCGGGAATCACAAGCTTCAAGCATGTCATTCCTAGAAGCACAGCTGcaaaaaagataaagataaaaatatgtaCACAATTTGGTTGAATCACAAAACAGACTAAGAAAGTTCTCTTCTAACTGAGGTACCTCAAAGAAATTCTCAAATATTGCCATGCATTGTCTGCCTTTGGATTCATAGCAAGTGCCCGGACGTAGTAACATATGGAATCCACGTACATGCCCTAGGTAACAGAAAAAGTGAAACCATTTCGTCATTCAAAAACTGCCCTTACAGTAACTCAACTGAACCCTATTTCCAATGTACAATGTTTTTGTAATTTATCAAGCATTCAAATTTTGAACTTATTATTGcttttatatattgttttcCAAAAGATGCTATAAGAATCATGAGTGCCACAAAGCTTGGGATAGGTTAGACCTATCTGCTTCTTGGTGCCGACTTTGGGCGTGACGGGGAAGTGGTGGACCCCTATAAGCTGAATGACCCGCACACATACTAACTCAACAGGAGCTCCGTACCCAATGTCCTGCAGGGTGTTTTGCCACCCGGGGGCCCAGGGGGTAGGAGGGGATGGGGATTACACATTACCAGATTGTCAATCAGCCCCCCTACTTTGAAACAGAGGTTGCATTTTAATCCCTCGTTAAAATTTCAAAGCTAAGGAAGAAAAATAGTTGACTGGACTAATTGTACTTTGCATCTTCTTTACATATCCACAAGTGATGGGTTTTTGACAATCTAAATAAATAGCCACCACTCCACTGAGCTGCGGTCCTACAATGTGAAGAACTTTATAATTTAGTTCgtgtaaaataaatttgataaagtttttatgtttatggccagcttgatgtaaagctattttgggaaaaaaaaaatacccgaAAAAGGAAATTTAAACgatggtaatatttttttatttatcagtaATCTAGGTGTTTTACATAAGAGTAGGCAAATCCCAAGTATACAGGGAGTATACATGAGAAACACTtaactagagtttacaactAATAGTAAAAACTagaaagtcatggacatttaAGCCGTTACAAACATTGGCCCCTACCCATGAGaacaatgttttaaagaaaagaacttATAGCTCCTCCATTGTCTTCTCACGGTTTTTGAAGcttctattatttatttgtatttatgttTTCCCAACCTAGCAGCTACTTGCTATTATGTATTTGTTCTATTCACTAGAAAAACCTTGATTAATTATTGGCTGTTGATATTGCTAGTTTATAGACATGCatcatttcatttttctctgAGTGGCTCTCAAGCTTTTATGTATGAATCAAACAACTCTGCTTAACCAGTAACACATtcaataatacaaaataaaaacaaagaacaagaaaataaaaagaaaatcagttctcatttaaaagaggaaaaaaaggggGGCCAAAGATGACTTTTAGATGGAACAACCAAGCACAGAAACAAACCTGGTTGGCATAACTGATACCCATATTTGCCCAAGCACGAACATAATTAGGTTTCAAATCTAGTGCctggaaaaataaacaaaataaaaatgacaaggAAATATATTTATCAGTATGGTTGACATAAAGGAGGGACAAGTATGAGAAAGTACAAAAGGAGCACTAAAGTCTATAAACTGTCGACTTTAGATGGCCAGCAATGTGATAACATGGAATATGTTAAAGTGGAAAAGTTTGAtgaacaattattttttaagtaatgaACAGCAGAATTTGAAAGAAGAAACTTGTTGTTCGCGACAGAATGAAACATAATAAAGTTTGAGGTGAAAATTCCAGAGTGGGATTAATAAAAGTATCTTCTATACACCAATAAGTGCTTCCAGTAAGATTTAGATGGTAATATAGATTACAGTCAAGAAACGTTATCCAAAGCCAGGACTGCAACATTCCTAGTGGTGCGTCATTGAACAAAAAGAACCCCCCTTCcctaaacaataaataaatatataaatcaaccCCTTGAAGCTAAATCACCTGAACAACTACCTAAAGCCAAATGGTAGGCCCCATGTCTAAATTACAAATTTCCTTTTCAGTATTTATGTGGAAGGGAAAATTCAGGCACAAAGGGTTAAATACTAAATAGTCTCTGTAGTTTGCCTTGTGGACAGATCAGTCCCTATACTCTAACCAATGATTGCATGCCAGTGTTGTgtaaaaggttaaaaaaataaaaataaaataaaataaatttaaatttaaaataattaattgaaaagAACTGACACTAAATCATGCATTTCTGGGTGGCATAAATGGGTGCAACCCCAGATTAGCTCAAGTCACCACCTAGGTATAGAAAGGGTGCAACCTTGGCTCGCCTAGGCGTGACCCCATATCTCAGGTCACCACCCTGGCTCGCCTGGGTGGCGACCCAAGCATTGCCTAAGCATCGCCATGGTGTAGACCTAGGCAACTTAGTCTAGCAGTCGGCCAGTTTGGGTGGCAGCCCAGGCATTCTGCCTAACTCACACACATCAAGGTTGactttttatattctattttttttgcttattttttatttttgtttcataaaatgagattttaaattttatacagGTGTCACTCCATGATGTCATGGCATATTTAACAAATTAGTAACAGTAAAGTAACAGAAGGATTAAAACAATCAAAGTTGAAAGTACAGGAGTAGTGGAATGAACCACAAggactattttaatatttaacccaaaaaaaaaccaatattctAATAGGTGCTAATGAAAAGATACAGGGCTAAATAGATGACTGTAAAGAATGCTGTATAAAACCAGTAGCTCAACACTCCAAGTGATGACCTTCCTTCTTACATATAGACATATTCCGCATTAAAGAACAAGAAATCCATCAAAATCTACATAAACCCAGCATACACAACTTCTAGACTGGAACTACCACATTGTAATCATAAGTTATTAACTAACAAAGCATAAGACTCAAGAAGTTCTTAGGCGTCAAGCCAATAAGAAATAGTTCAAATGGCACTTCCTTGCCCATGTGAATGGGGTAGAGTCATATACTTGACCATAAAGCTATCCTTAATTActcaattatatttaataatcaattattgttttatttatttttttatatgtacaagattttatttataatggtAAAAGTAGGCATAGCTGAAGTACACAGGAATTATATACGAGGAAAGGGTAgaagtaaaagattttattgttGTATACAAAGCAAGGATAGAAGTTCAAGATCAGTTGTTTTTCCTGCCCATCTTCTGAATGAATATGGAAGCAGCAATTTGAGACAGTAACCTGCTCCTGAAGTGGAGTAGCAATATACAATAGATGACAACTGTGTCCCTTTTTTGGTGGGAGTGGTGTAGGGAGAGGAGGAGGGGGGTGTTGGCTCTGTTCTTTAAATGCAAAATCACAAACCGTAGAAGATTTCAACACGCAGAGAGATGCGTTTGGTGTTCTTGAAGAGATGGTATTTTATGGAAGGAGTAGAATTAATTCCTCAAAGTCATTGAGAAGACTCGAGAACATCTAGCTTCAAAAATCCTGGAAATTTCTACAGAGTCAATTAATTGTAACGCGTATTCTATTAATTGGCTCAGTGTCTGTCACTTGGGTATAAGTGCCCATGTAACCAACCAATAGGGCaaaaatatttctgaaaaaaacGTGTCAAGGCCGTAGCTACACACCACTGTACTTTTACTTCTATATCATATTCACACCACATCATCAACTTGACATCATGATTTCCACCAATAACTATTTGTGACAGCCTAGAAATAGCCTAATTAAACCTCCTAATACA
This Carya illinoinensis cultivar Pawnee chromosome 11, C.illinoinensisPawnee_v1, whole genome shotgun sequence DNA region includes the following protein-coding sequences:
- the LOC122282106 gene encoding chloride channel protein CLC-f isoform X1, with translation MSGGGEYSDENHLPNPTNSNNIDEDELEAQERRSANINDRGGGGAFQDLLKHLDRGFSGRRHSFKRVDIRDHINHHQHHALLDNHNHLNNLNASDANDVLGDSAPPEWALLLIGCLLGLATGLFVAAFNKGVHVIHEWAWAGTPNEGAAWLRLQRLADTWHRILLIPVTGGVTVGMMHGLLEILHQIRQSSSSQRRGFDLVAGVFPTIKAIQAAVTLGTGCSLGPEGPSVDIGKSCAYGFSLMMENNRERKIALVAAGAAAGIASGFNAAVAGCFFAIETVLRPLRAENSPPFTTAMIILASVISSTVSNVLLETKSAFTVPGYDLKSAAELPLYLILGMLCGVVSVAFTRLVAWFTKSFDFIKEKFDLPAVVCPALGGLGAGIIALKYPGILYWGFTNVEEILHTGKTASAPGIWLLTQLSAAKVVATALCKGSGLVGGLYAPSLMIGAAVGAVFGGLAAELINSAIPGNAAVAQPQAYALVGMAATLASVCSVPLTSVLLLFELTRDYRILLPLMGAVGLAIWVPSVTNQTKESEASDTRGSVRGYTSISPAADEVIWRGTDGRDDLELSVMGNVAEEINDDMLLEELKVYQAMSKNCVKILLAITLKEAIDCMHGKQQKCAAVVDEEDFLEGILTYGDIRRSLSMKPSDTTKSDSRHPDVNTMLVSAVCTRGISYRGQERGILTCYPDTNLAIAKELMEAKGIKQLPVVKRGEESKKGRKRRIVALLHYDSIWNCLREEINRRKTIYQHRKENNLEEIVTNGH
- the LOC122282106 gene encoding chloride channel protein CLC-f isoform X2 — encoded protein: MSGGGEYSDENHLPNPTNSNNIDEDELEAQERRSANINDRGGGGAFQDLLKHLDRGFSGRRHSFKRVDIRDHINHHQHHALLDNHNHLNNLNASDANDVLGDSAPPEWALLLIGCLLGLATGLFVAAFNKGVHVIHEWAWAGTPNEGAAWLRLQRLADTWHRILLIPVTGGVTVGMMHGLLEILHQIRQSSSSQRRGFDLVAGVFPTIKAIQAAVTLGTGCSLGPEGPSVDIGKSCAYGFSLMMENNRERKIALVAAGAAAGIASELPLYLILGMLCGVVSVAFTRLVAWFTKSFDFIKEKFDLPAVVCPALGGLGAGIIALKYPGILYWGFTNVEEILHTGKTASAPGIWLLTQLSAAKVVATALCKGSGLVGGLYAPSLMIGAAVGAVFGGLAAELINSAIPGNAAVAQPQAYALVGMAATLASVCSVPLTSVLLLFELTRDYRILLPLMGAVGLAIWVPSVTNQTKESEASDTRGSVRGYTSISPAADEVIWRGTDGRDDLELSVMGNVAEEINDDMLLEELKVYQAMSKNCVKILLAITLKEAIDCMHGKQQKCAAVVDEEDFLEGILTYGDIRRSLSMKPSDTTKSDSRHPDVNTMLVSAVCTRGISYRGQERGILTCYPDTNLAIAKELMEAKGIKQLPVVKRGEESKKGRKRRIVALLHYDSIWNCLREEINRRKTIYQHRKENNLEEIVTNGH